In Pollutimonas sp. M17, a single genomic region encodes these proteins:
- the dbpA gene encoding ATP-dependent RNA helicase DbpA, with protein MTSLSFSTLPLSRATLDNLDTLGYQAMTPVQAQALPQVLEGRDLIVQAKTGSGKTAAFGLGIVHRLDPALFAIQALVLCPTRELAEQVAQELRRLARALGNIKIVTLCGGSPIRPQAESLKFGAHIAVGTPGRLMDHIERKTVDLSAVHTLVLDEADRMLDMGFYDDVAKIVKACPAKRQTLLFSATYADDIRKASARFLSKPAEIKMESVHDASRIEQRFYEIDADRRHALVAQLLEHFRPESTLAFCNTKAQCRELSEYLEARGFSALALHGDLEQRDREDVLVQFANRSCSVLVATDVAARGLDIDGLDAVINVEITPDPEVHIHRIGRTGRGEEKGLAVSLCAPHEIRWANQIEQYQGQAIVWANPKALKPAPGGRLRAPMVTLCIQGGKKDKLRPGDILGALTKDAGFAGNQIGKINIFEFVSFVALERSIAKQAFARLSAGNIKGRRFKMRFMAEV; from the coding sequence GTGACCTCTCTTTCTTTCTCCACGCTGCCGCTCTCGCGCGCTACCCTCGACAATCTCGACACCCTGGGCTACCAGGCCATGACACCCGTGCAGGCCCAGGCCTTGCCCCAGGTTCTGGAGGGCCGCGACCTGATCGTGCAGGCCAAGACCGGCAGCGGCAAGACCGCGGCCTTCGGACTGGGCATCGTCCATCGCCTGGATCCGGCTCTTTTTGCCATTCAGGCATTGGTGCTGTGCCCCACGCGGGAATTGGCCGAGCAGGTAGCCCAGGAGCTGCGCCGGCTTGCCCGCGCACTGGGCAACATTAAGATCGTCACGCTGTGCGGCGGATCGCCCATCCGGCCCCAGGCCGAATCGCTGAAGTTCGGCGCGCATATCGCGGTCGGCACACCCGGCAGGCTGATGGACCACATCGAACGCAAGACCGTGGACCTCAGCGCCGTCCATACCCTGGTGCTGGATGAAGCCGACCGGATGCTGGACATGGGCTTCTACGACGACGTGGCAAAAATCGTCAAGGCCTGCCCGGCCAAGCGGCAGACGCTGCTGTTTTCCGCCACCTATGCGGACGACATCCGCAAAGCCAGCGCCCGCTTCCTGAGCAAACCCGCCGAAATCAAGATGGAGTCGGTGCATGACGCCAGCCGTATCGAACAGCGCTTCTACGAAATCGACGCGGACCGCCGCCACGCGCTGGTGGCCCAGTTGCTGGAACACTTCCGTCCCGAATCGACCCTGGCCTTCTGCAACACCAAGGCGCAATGCCGTGAGCTGTCGGAATACCTCGAGGCACGCGGATTCAGCGCCCTTGCGCTTCACGGCGACCTGGAGCAGCGCGACCGTGAAGACGTGCTGGTGCAGTTCGCCAATCGCAGTTGCTCTGTGCTGGTCGCCACCGACGTGGCGGCGCGCGGCCTGGATATCGATGGCCTGGACGCGGTGATCAATGTGGAGATCACCCCCGACCCGGAGGTGCATATCCACCGCATCGGACGCACTGGACGCGGCGAAGAGAAGGGGCTTGCGGTCAGCCTGTGCGCCCCGCATGAAATACGCTGGGCCAATCAGATCGAACAGTACCAGGGCCAGGCCATCGTATGGGCCAATCCCAAGGCGCTCAAGCCCGCCCCGGGCGGCCGTTTGCGCGCCCCCATGGTCACGCTATGCATACAAGGCGGGAAAAAAGACAAGCTGCGCCCGGGCGACATACTGGGCGCGTTGACCAAGGATGCCGGCTTCGCCGGGAACCAGATCGGCAAGATCAATATTTTCGAGTTCGTCAGCTTCGTGGCGCTGGAGCGCTCCATCGCCAAGCAAGCCTTTGCCCGCCTTAGCGCGGGCAACATCAAGGGCCGGCGCTTCAAGATGCGCTTCATGGCCGAGGTCTGA
- the ribA gene encoding GTP cyclohydrolase II codes for MQPDHGAESDVSEIDPAGAHPVHTGGYQLDYITSSKLPTPWATFSIHVFVDPATAKEHIMLTLGDVADGAPVLARVHSECLTGDGLFSQRCDCGAQLQTAMQAIAAEGRGALLYLRQEGRGIGLVNKIRAYKLQDEGADTVEANEQLGFPADMRRYDLCKPMLDRFGIASLKLMTNNPRKVNAMEKLGIRVAERVPLQVNRNPFNENYLSTKAAKLGHWLKERI; via the coding sequence ATGCAGCCCGACCATGGCGCTGAATCCGACGTTTCCGAAATCGATCCCGCCGGCGCGCACCCCGTTCATACGGGCGGCTACCAGCTCGACTACATAACGTCCAGCAAGCTTCCCACGCCGTGGGCAACGTTTTCCATACATGTATTCGTCGATCCGGCGACCGCCAAAGAACACATCATGCTGACACTGGGCGATGTGGCCGACGGCGCGCCGGTGCTGGCGCGCGTCCATTCCGAATGCCTGACGGGCGACGGCCTGTTCAGCCAGCGCTGCGATTGCGGCGCGCAGCTGCAGACCGCCATGCAGGCCATCGCGGCCGAGGGGCGCGGCGCCTTGCTGTACCTGCGCCAGGAAGGGCGCGGCATAGGGCTGGTGAACAAGATACGGGCCTATAAGCTGCAGGACGAAGGCGCTGACACGGTCGAGGCGAACGAACAGCTGGGCTTTCCCGCCGACATGCGCCGCTATGATTTGTGCAAGCCCATGCTGGACCGGTTCGGCATCGCCTCCCTCAAACTGATGACCAACAATCCGCGCAAGGTGAACGCCATGGAGAAGCTGGGCATCCGGGTGGCCGAGCGCGTTCCCTTGCAGGTCAATCGCAATCCCTTCAATGAAAACTATCTGAGCACCAAGGCGGCCAAGCTCGGCCACTGGCTGAAAGAACGCATCTAG
- a CDS encoding ABC transporter ATP-binding protein, protein MSLLEVENINSYYGDSHILFDVSMRVEENEVVALLGRNGAGKSTTLKSLMGMVQPKSGIIRHSGTEVQHLPPYELARRGIQLVPEERRIFGQITVQENLQLAAMTAEKSRTLDEIYETFPRLAERKRNRGKQLSGGEQQMLAIARAMIRNANVIMLDEPFEGLAPLIVRDLIEVCRNLAESGNTIVIVEQNVHAALSLADRCYLLNNGHMVFEGTPAQLHEDNSVIQKYLGVKV, encoded by the coding sequence ATGAGTCTGCTTGAGGTCGAAAACATCAATAGCTACTACGGGGATTCCCATATCCTGTTCGACGTGTCTATGCGCGTGGAAGAAAACGAAGTGGTGGCCTTGCTGGGCCGTAACGGCGCCGGCAAGAGCACCACGCTGAAGTCCCTGATGGGCATGGTGCAGCCGAAAAGCGGCATCATCCGCCACAGCGGGACCGAGGTTCAGCATCTTCCGCCGTACGAGCTCGCCAGGCGGGGAATCCAGTTGGTGCCGGAAGAGCGGCGCATCTTCGGGCAGATAACGGTGCAGGAGAATCTGCAACTGGCCGCCATGACCGCCGAGAAATCGCGGACGCTGGACGAAATCTACGAAACCTTCCCGCGCCTGGCCGAACGCAAGCGCAATCGCGGCAAGCAATTGTCGGGCGGGGAGCAGCAGATGCTGGCCATTGCCCGGGCGATGATACGCAACGCCAATGTCATCATGCTCGACGAGCCTTTCGAAGGCCTGGCTCCGCTCATCGTGCGGGACCTGATCGAGGTGTGCCGCAATCTGGCCGAAAGCGGAAACACCATCGTCATCGTCGAGCAGAACGTCCATGCGGCCTTGTCGCTGGCCGATCGTTGCTATCTGCTGAACAACGGCCATATGGTTTTCGAGGGCACGCCGGCCCAGCTGCATGAAGACAATTCCGTTATCCAGAAGTATCTGGGGGTCAAGGTCTAG
- a CDS encoding branched-chain amino acid ABC transporter ATP-binding protein/permease, whose protein sequence is MSTHNQSFARRQTGEIIVGICLLAAPFVLPHLGMSADLLTRILIWGLFGLGFDLLFGYTGLLSFGQSAFYGTGGFVAAYLLTSGIVPHMLGALLVGVIVAALAGLAIGYLTLRRTGIYFAMSTLAFGEMFYFLENSLFKEYTGGENGIAGVPPPEIALGFVTINISSGWPMYWFVAIFFFLGYLIARRIVRSPFGAVLKAIRGNPKRAMALGHAIQGYKLTVFVIAAAYGGLAGGLLGVFQSYMPPDAFSLDTSAQLVIQTVMGGAGTLLGPLFGATIWLYLYEGLQQLSSVGAYWKLILGIVFVVLVTVFRHGVAGGVLDYMKRRSKTTKVVDPEANVEAMAQLDIVPPISGGRPGAPVLEARGITKQYGGLTAVSDVTFSLSEGEMRGVIGPNGAGKSTFFAMLAGELATTKGQVFFRGQEITGIGVTAVCQLGMSKSYQINQLFEGLTVRQNAMIPVLARSRGKFRIDMLRGLHHSKLLDEQVNAAIELVALTHQADTLVSELSYGEKRRLEIGLALATGANVLLFDEPLAGLGPEERVHVVALLKSIRKGRSMVIVEHDMDAMFELAERITVLYEGRKLAEGTPDEIRVNPAVQAAYLGGMDEHESA, encoded by the coding sequence ATGAGCACGCATAATCAATCATTCGCGCGCCGGCAAACGGGCGAGATCATCGTCGGCATCTGTCTGCTGGCCGCGCCTTTCGTTCTGCCCCACCTGGGCATGAGCGCCGACCTGCTGACCCGTATCCTGATCTGGGGCCTGTTCGGCCTGGGCTTCGACCTGCTGTTCGGTTATACCGGCCTGCTGTCCTTCGGGCAGTCAGCGTTCTACGGCACCGGCGGTTTCGTGGCGGCATATCTGCTGACCTCCGGCATCGTTCCCCATATGCTGGGCGCGTTGCTGGTGGGCGTCATCGTCGCCGCATTGGCCGGCCTGGCCATCGGCTACCTGACCTTGCGGCGAACGGGCATCTATTTCGCCATGAGCACTCTGGCCTTCGGCGAGATGTTCTACTTCCTGGAAAACTCCCTGTTCAAGGAGTACACAGGCGGAGAAAACGGAATCGCCGGCGTGCCCCCTCCGGAAATAGCGCTGGGCTTTGTCACCATCAATATCTCCAGCGGCTGGCCGATGTACTGGTTCGTGGCCATCTTCTTCTTCCTTGGCTACCTGATCGCCCGACGCATCGTGCGCTCGCCGTTCGGCGCCGTGCTCAAGGCCATACGCGGCAATCCCAAGCGCGCGATGGCGCTGGGCCATGCCATCCAGGGCTACAAGCTGACGGTGTTCGTGATCGCGGCGGCCTATGGCGGTCTGGCCGGCGGCCTGCTGGGCGTGTTCCAGTCGTACATGCCGCCAGACGCGTTCTCGCTGGATACCTCGGCCCAGTTGGTCATACAGACCGTCATGGGCGGCGCCGGCACCTTGCTGGGCCCGCTGTTCGGCGCGACGATCTGGCTGTACCTGTATGAAGGGCTGCAGCAATTGTCCAGCGTCGGCGCATACTGGAAGCTGATACTGGGCATTGTGTTCGTGGTGCTGGTCACGGTGTTCCGCCACGGTGTCGCAGGCGGCGTGCTCGACTACATGAAGCGCCGCAGCAAGACCACCAAGGTCGTCGACCCCGAGGCCAATGTCGAGGCCATGGCGCAGCTGGATATCGTGCCACCCATCTCCGGCGGCCGCCCCGGCGCTCCGGTGCTGGAGGCGCGCGGCATCACCAAGCAGTATGGCGGCCTGACCGCTGTCAGCGATGTGACCTTCTCGCTGTCCGAAGGCGAGATGCGAGGCGTCATCGGGCCCAACGGCGCCGGCAAGTCCACCTTCTTCGCCATGCTGGCCGGCGAGCTGGCCACCACGAAGGGGCAGGTATTCTTCCGCGGCCAGGAGATCACCGGTATCGGCGTCACGGCGGTTTGCCAGCTGGGCATGAGCAAGAGCTACCAGATCAACCAGCTGTTCGAAGGGCTCACCGTCCGGCAGAACGCGATGATTCCGGTACTGGCGCGCAGCCGCGGCAAGTTCCGCATCGACATGCTGCGCGGCCTGCATCATTCCAAATTGCTGGATGAGCAGGTCAACGCGGCCATCGAGCTGGTTGCATTGACGCATCAGGCCGATACGCTGGTGTCCGAGCTTTCATACGGCGAGAAGCGCCGCCTGGAAATCGGATTGGCCCTGGCCACCGGCGCCAATGTGCTGCTGTTCGACGAACCGTTGGCCGGCCTGGGACCAGAGGAACGCGTGCACGTGGTGGCACTGCTTAAATCGATACGCAAGGGCCGCAGCATGGTCATCGTCGAGCACGACATGGATGCCATGTTCGAGCTGGCGGAGCGGATCACTGTACTTTATGAAGGCCGCAAACTGGCGGAAGGCACTCCCGACGAAATTCGGGTGAATCCGGCAGTCCAGGCAGCATATCTCGGAGGGATGGACGAGCATGAGTCTGCTTGA
- a CDS encoding branched-chain amino acid ABC transporter permease produces the protein MSLFLSQLFNGLATGLLLALISTGLTIIYGTLGVVNFAHGALFVVGSYAGFTAYGMTDSFVIAIIAGALVALFVGLIIERGLMRMYYGRPPEDQILVTFGIGIILVELVRSIYGGISLSVPTPEWGQGVAHIGSLIYPLYRLQALAIAAGTLAVLYYVLYRTSLGLIVRAGIEDAQMVNVLGINVKRTFLLVFGIGAMAAGYAGVIDSPIVTLSPDMGHRILVDSFVVVVIGGVGSFPGAIIGGIIAGEILSLTSMFNPAYSHVMLFVVMALVLIFRPQGLMGQEGRE, from the coding sequence ATGTCGTTGTTCTTATCGCAGCTATTCAACGGGCTTGCTACAGGCCTGTTGCTGGCACTCATCAGTACAGGCTTGACCATTATCTACGGCACGCTCGGCGTTGTTAACTTTGCGCATGGGGCCCTGTTTGTTGTCGGGTCCTATGCCGGCTTTACCGCGTATGGCATGACGGACTCGTTCGTCATTGCCATTATTGCGGGCGCCCTGGTTGCGCTGTTTGTGGGGCTTATCATCGAGCGCGGCCTGATGCGCATGTATTACGGCCGGCCGCCCGAGGACCAGATCCTGGTCACGTTCGGGATAGGCATTATCCTGGTGGAGCTCGTACGGTCCATCTACGGCGGGATCAGCCTGTCGGTTCCGACCCCTGAGTGGGGCCAGGGCGTGGCCCATATCGGTTCACTGATCTATCCGCTGTATCGCCTGCAAGCGCTGGCCATCGCGGCCGGTACCCTGGCGGTGCTGTATTACGTCCTTTACCGCACGAGCCTGGGCCTGATCGTTCGGGCCGGGATCGAAGACGCGCAGATGGTCAATGTATTGGGCATCAACGTCAAAAGAACCTTCCTGCTGGTATTCGGCATTGGAGCCATGGCGGCGGGTTATGCCGGCGTCATCGATTCCCCCATTGTCACCCTGTCGCCCGACATGGGCCACCGGATACTGGTCGACTCCTTTGTCGTGGTCGTGATCGGCGGCGTGGGCTCCTTCCCGGGCGCCATCATCGGCGGCATCATCGCGGGTGAAATTCTCAGCCTTACCTCTATGTTCAATCCTGCATATTCTCATGTCATGCTGTTTGTGGTCATGGCTCTGGTCCTGATCTTCCGGCCACAAGGCCTGATGGGACAGGAGGGCCGCGAATGA
- a CDS encoding substrate-binding protein → MDDNKSGKTGAAGIDRRSMLKMGVAGAAGSMLLPGAAMAADEKKPVGNYPKGVEGDSVFIGLTLDITGPYSAQGADQQKGYELAVEQLNAGAAEMKKISPLTKKGVLGKTVKFGVADAETKPNTAVQAASRFIHDNKAMMISGSTSSAVAIALQKVCDRERTIYLPAISGSNETTGVDCQRYGFRLCYFAYPACKAIAPVLAKALGKDRKAIYLVPDYTYGHTTYDSMVEFTEKEGWKTVGEQVHPLGAKDYSSFLINIANSGADTLVVIAYGADAANSIKQAKQFGLLDKMKIVVPYMSAFLEKEIGAEIMEGVHGATGFWWTLEDKYPIAKDFVAAFEKKFKAKPRDSAYIAYLQTALWADACERAGSFYPPDVIKAYEAGEVRQGPVGDVTFRAGDHQGVINFPIVRGKKPSDMKNPDDYFDIVEVVDGKAALPELGVLGCKLGAYV, encoded by the coding sequence ATGGATGACAACAAATCAGGCAAGACTGGCGCAGCAGGCATCGACCGTCGGTCCATGCTCAAGATGGGCGTCGCGGGCGCGGCGGGAAGCATGCTGCTTCCCGGAGCAGCCATGGCGGCCGATGAAAAGAAGCCCGTGGGCAATTACCCGAAGGGCGTCGAAGGCGATTCGGTCTTTATCGGCCTGACGCTGGACATCACCGGCCCGTATTCGGCGCAAGGCGCCGACCAGCAGAAAGGGTACGAACTGGCGGTAGAGCAACTGAACGCCGGCGCGGCTGAAATGAAGAAGATTTCGCCGCTGACCAAGAAGGGCGTGCTGGGCAAAACCGTGAAGTTCGGCGTGGCCGACGCGGAAACCAAGCCCAATACGGCCGTGCAGGCAGCCAGCCGCTTCATCCACGACAACAAGGCAATGATGATTTCGGGCAGCACCAGCAGTGCCGTGGCGATTGCATTGCAAAAGGTCTGCGATCGCGAACGCACCATCTATCTGCCCGCCATCAGCGGTTCCAATGAAACCACCGGCGTCGACTGCCAGCGTTATGGATTCCGCCTTTGCTACTTCGCCTATCCGGCTTGCAAGGCCATCGCGCCGGTGCTGGCCAAGGCGCTGGGCAAGGACCGCAAGGCCATCTATCTGGTGCCCGACTATACCTACGGCCATACCACCTACGACTCCATGGTCGAGTTCACCGAGAAGGAAGGCTGGAAGACCGTGGGCGAACAGGTTCACCCCCTGGGCGCCAAGGACTACAGTTCCTTCCTGATCAACATCGCCAACAGCGGCGCCGACACCCTGGTCGTCATCGCTTACGGCGCCGATGCAGCAAACTCCATCAAGCAAGCCAAGCAGTTCGGCCTGCTCGACAAAATGAAGATCGTGGTGCCTTACATGTCGGCCTTCCTGGAAAAGGAAATCGGCGCCGAGATCATGGAAGGCGTGCATGGTGCGACCGGCTTCTGGTGGACCCTGGAAGACAAGTATCCCATCGCCAAGGATTTCGTTGCGGCCTTCGAGAAGAAGTTCAAGGCCAAGCCGCGCGATTCGGCCTACATTGCCTACCTGCAAACCGCCTTGTGGGCCGATGCATGCGAACGCGCCGGTTCCTTCTACCCGCCCGATGTCATCAAGGCCTATGAAGCCGGCGAAGTCCGTCAAGGTCCGGTGGGCGACGTCACGTTCCGGGCAGGCGATCACCAGGGCGTGATCAACTTCCCCATCGTGCGCGGCAAGAAACCGTCCGACATGAAGAACCCCGACGACTATTTCGACATCGTCGAGGTCGTCGACGGCAAGGCCGCATTGCCTGAACTGGGCGTGCTCGGCTGCAAGCTGGGTGCTTACGTCTAA
- a CDS encoding monovalent cation:proton antiporter-2 (CPA2) family protein — translation MESTGLLWLAFVYLTAGVISVPIAQRLGLGSVLAYLIAGLLIGPFVFHLVGDQTDIMHFAEFGVVIMLFLIGLEVRPAVLWSMRGVFFGLGGAQVAATSAALAAAGMAAGLDWRPALALGLCLSLSSTAIVLQTFQEKGLQHTAAGTAAFGILLFQDVATIPMFAALPLLAMGGTGQTMPEHGMLNAYPAWIQALAVLAAVLLVIAAGRYLTRPAFRFIAQTRSREIFTASALLLVIAVALLMEAVGLSPALGAFLAGVVLADSEFRRELEGDIEPFRGLLLGLFFISIGASIDLQLVGSRPLQLGLFVTGLMIIKALAIYLVARLFGMRGRAATLTAVALAQGGEFAFVLLGIASASGLIAADISSLAVAAVALSMALTPITLIAYKRWCSLGLSSATGQPENGAFDERPDVVVAGFGRFGQIAARLLIVNGFKTSTLDSSAEQVELVRRFGRRVYYGDATRLDLLRASGAAEARLLIVAIDDRDQAEKLVELAARHFPNLTILARAYDRRHAYRLLDKGAHAVERETFEAGLTLGARALEALGMHKAQATRAARLFRHHDERMFTALADVWGDEERFVIASRETSDRMNELLAADIQSMLNEPDAGADAAASGRPDSPA, via the coding sequence ATGGAAAGCACAGGCTTATTGTGGTTGGCCTTCGTCTACCTGACGGCCGGCGTGATTTCGGTTCCCATCGCCCAACGGCTGGGACTTGGGTCGGTGCTGGCCTATCTTATCGCCGGCCTGCTGATCGGCCCCTTCGTCTTCCATCTCGTCGGCGACCAGACCGATATCATGCACTTCGCGGAATTCGGCGTGGTCATCATGCTGTTCCTGATCGGACTGGAGGTGCGTCCCGCCGTGCTCTGGAGCATGCGCGGCGTTTTTTTCGGCCTGGGAGGCGCTCAGGTGGCCGCCACCAGCGCAGCGCTCGCCGCGGCCGGCATGGCAGCCGGGCTGGACTGGCGTCCGGCCCTGGCCCTGGGCCTTTGCCTGTCGCTCTCGTCCACGGCGATCGTGCTGCAGACCTTTCAGGAAAAAGGACTGCAGCACACAGCGGCGGGCACCGCCGCCTTTGGCATTCTTCTGTTTCAGGATGTCGCCACGATCCCCATGTTCGCCGCGCTGCCTCTATTGGCCATGGGAGGCACGGGCCAGACAATGCCGGAGCACGGCATGCTGAACGCCTATCCCGCCTGGATCCAGGCGCTCGCGGTTCTTGCGGCGGTGCTGCTGGTCATCGCCGCCGGCCGGTACCTGACTCGCCCCGCCTTCCGCTTCATCGCCCAGACCCGGTCGCGTGAAATATTCACCGCCTCGGCGCTGCTGCTGGTCATCGCCGTTGCCCTGCTGATGGAGGCGGTAGGCCTGTCGCCGGCCCTGGGCGCCTTCCTGGCCGGCGTGGTCCTGGCGGACAGCGAGTTCCGGCGTGAACTGGAGGGCGACATAGAGCCGTTCCGGGGCCTGCTGCTGGGCCTGTTCTTCATTTCCATTGGCGCCAGCATCGATCTCCAGCTGGTCGGCTCCAGGCCTTTGCAATTGGGGCTGTTCGTGACCGGCCTCATGATCATCAAGGCTTTGGCCATCTACCTCGTCGCGCGCCTGTTCGGCATGCGGGGCCGGGCCGCCACGCTGACCGCGGTCGCATTGGCCCAGGGCGGCGAATTCGCGTTCGTGCTGCTGGGCATCGCCTCGGCTTCCGGGCTCATCGCCGCGGATATCTCGTCGCTGGCGGTGGCCGCCGTGGCGCTCTCCATGGCCCTGACGCCGATAACCCTCATAGCCTACAAGCGCTGGTGTTCGCTGGGCCTTTCCTCCGCGACCGGGCAGCCCGAGAACGGCGCCTTCGATGAACGCCCCGATGTCGTCGTTGCCGGATTCGGGCGTTTCGGCCAGATCGCCGCGCGCCTGTTGATCGTCAATGGCTTCAAGACATCGACGCTGGACTCCAGCGCCGAACAGGTCGAGCTGGTGCGCCGATTCGGACGCAGGGTGTATTACGGCGACGCTACCCGGCTGGACCTTCTGCGGGCCTCGGGCGCCGCCGAGGCCAGGCTGCTGATCGTCGCCATCGACGACCGGGACCAGGCCGAAAAACTCGTCGAGCTCGCCGCCCGCCACTTTCCCAACTTGACGATACTGGCCCGCGCCTATGACAGGCGGCATGCCTATCGCCTGCTGGACAAGGGCGCCCACGCCGTGGAAAGGGAAACCTTCGAAGCGGGGCTGACCCTGGGCGCCCGGGCACTGGAAGCGCTGGGCATGCACAAGGCCCAGGCAACGCGCGCCGCCCGCCTGTTCCGCCACCACGATGAACGAATGTTCACGGCACTGGCGGATGTCTGGGGCGATGAAGAGCGTTTCGTCATTGCCAGCAGGGAAACCAGCGACCGCATGAATGAACTGCTGGCCGCCGACATACAGTCGATGCTGAACGAGCCGGATGCCGGCGCGGATGCGGCGGCATCCGGCCGGCCGGACAGCCCGGCTTAG